DNA sequence from the Stutzerimonas decontaminans genome:
TCGAGGTGATCGACTCGCGCTACGAGAACTTCAAGTTCGACCTGATCAGCGTGGTGGCCGACAACGCCTCCTCGACGCGTTTCATCACCGGCGGCCAGATGGCCAATCTGGAAGACGTCGACCTGCGCACCCTCGGCGTGGTGATGGAGAAGAACGGTGAGGTGGTAGAACTTGGTGCCGGCGCCGCAGTGCTCGGCCATCCGCTGTCCAGCGTGGCGATGCTCGCCAACCTGCTGGCAGAGCGCGGCGAACACATACCGGCCGGCACATTCATCATGACCGGTGGCATCACGGCTGCGGTATCGGTGGAGCCGGGCGACAACATCACCGTGCGCTATCAGGGGCTTGGCAGCGTCTCCGCGCGCTTCATCTGAGCCATTCGGCCGCCCTGCACGGGCGGCCTCTTCTTCAGGAGACACACCATGCCTATTGCCCAGATCCATATCCTCGAAGGCCGCAGCGACGAGCAGAAGGAGTCGCTGATCCGCGAGGTCAGCCAGGCCATCTCGCGCTCGCTGGACGCGCCGCTGGCCAGCGTGCGGGTGATCATCACCGAGATGCCCAAGGTCCACTTCGGCATCGGCGGCGAGAGCGCCAAGGCCATTGGTCGATGAGCCTGCCTCCTCCTGCACAGAGTCCGGCACATGAGAACAACGAATCAACGCTCGCTGCACTGGGAAGCCGCCTATGCCGCCACCCGTGCGGCCGTGGCACATGCAGAGAAGCTAGGCGTGCGCATTAACGTCTGCGTGGTTGACCACTCCGGCCTGCCGTTGGCCTATCTGCGCATGAACGGCGCCTTTCTACATTCACGGGAAATTGCCGAAGACAAGGCGTACACCGCCGTGAGCTTCGGCTTCCCCACCCGCGACTGGCTCGACGTGCTGGGTGACAACCCGCGCCTGCGCATCGGCCTGCCGAGACGCGAGCGGCTGGTGGTGTTCGGCGGGGGCCTGCCGATCCTACTCGATGGTGAATGCATCGGCGGCATCGGCGTCTCTGGGGCCGACGAGGGGCAGGACGAAGCCTGCGCGGCAGCGGGCTTGGCGGCCATAGGGCATCATGAGGCATCCAGTTTGGGGTAGAGGTAGATTTCGACTTTCGCGCCCGAACGCATCATGCGGCTGGCTTCCAGAAGGAAATCAGCAGCATTGACTGGCCTTCTGATCTCTTTAGGCGGTTTCGGTAATAAGCGGAGCGAGAAACAGATCAGCCGATGGATGCTAGGTCGGCAAGCCCGTTCAGTTTGGCGGTGGCAGATAGACCGTGGGCCAATGGCTGGTTGGCGGCGAGCAATTCCTGCAACTGCACGGCTTGGCCGTCCTTGAGGTTCTCAGCGTTGCGCAGCAGCAGCCAGCGGCTGCGCTTGACCACCACCTTGCGCGCTGTTTTGTTTATCGCGCAGGAGGTTGGCCTGGTCGACGCGAATATGGTCGATCACCTCACGATCGTAGCGCGCCACCCCATGGAACAGGTCGTAGGCCACGTCGGCTTGAGGGCAGTGCCGCTGCACTTCCAGGTCGAAAGCGGCGTTCATGTCCATGGCGACCGCCTCGATATGCTGGCAGTGCTCACCGAGCCACTCGAAGAATGGGCGAATCGCCTGGCCGCTGCATGGCGACAGCAGGGTGTGGGGGTTGGGATGTTTAGCGACTGCCAATCTACCCACTTCCTCGCCTGTTACTAATGAGGAACAAAGTATTCGAACATCGCAATGATATTTCGGGGTATTGTCTGACATCATAAAAACACAAAAGCATCAGCGTGTTATGGGTTTCACGGATATTTATCGGAAAACTTTTTGACTGTCCGGATACAAAATTTCGGGTTAGTAACTCGCTCTTTCCCCAGAATCCGCGGCCGCCCATCATAAAGGCTGGACACGCTGGCCGTTCCATAAACTGGAAGAGGAGTCTCTTCATGAACATCACTGCATCGGAACCGGCGTCCGGGCCCTGGAACCCTAAACGAATTCTGGCCGCGCTGCGCGCCGACGCCAGCATCGGCGAAGTGCTGGCGGGCGCCGACATCGAGGCCCGGTACCTGAACGACTGGAGCGGTGAGGAAGGCGGCAGGCCGCTGGCCTTGGTGCGCCCGCACGACACCGCCGAAATTGCGCGCGTGCTGGCATTATGCCATGCAGGACGCTGCCCAGTGGTGCCGCAGGGCGGGCTGACCGGCCTGGCCGGCGGTGCCACGCCGATAGAAGGCTGCGTGCTCGTTTCACTGGAGCGCATGTCCGGCGTGGTCGAACTGGACCCTGCCTCAGCCACCATGACCGTGCTGGCCGGCACGCCGCTGCAGGTCGTTCAGGAAGCCGCGCAGGCGGCGGGCTTTCTGTTCGCGCTGGACCTGGGCGCGCGCGGCTCCTGCCAGATCGGCGGCAACATCGCCACCAATGCGGGCGGCAACCGCGTGATCCGCTACGGCATGGCGCGCGACCTGGTGCTGGGACTGGAAGCCGTGCTGCCCGACGGAACCGTGCTGTCCATGATGAACAAGATGGTCAAGAACAATGCCGGCCCCGATCTGAAGCATCTGTTCATCGGCACCGAGGGCACGCTGGGCATCATCACGCAGGCCGTGCTCCGCCTGCATCCGGGCGTCTCGGGCGCCAATACCGCGTTGGTAGCCGCGCCCGATTTCGGCTCGGCCATCAAGCTGCTGCGCCATGCGCAGCACCTCCTGGGCGGCCGGGTCAGCGCATTCGAGATGATGTGGCAGGACTACTATGCCGCGGCCACAACCGCCGGCGGCATCGCCGCGCCGCTGCCGGCCACGTATCCACTATACGTGCTGCTGGACCTGCAGGCGGCCGCACCCGAAGAGGATGCGGCGCGCTTCGAGGCGATGTTGGAACACGCGCTGGCCGAAGGCTGGATCGCCGACGCCGCCGTGGCCCAATCTCACACGCAGACCCAAGCCTTCTGGGAACTGCGCGATGCCATCTCCGAGATGCTGCGCACCTTCGCGCCCACCATCAACTTCGACGTGTCCGCGCCCATCTCGGGCATCGAGGAATGCGTGGCCCGGATGCGCGAGGCGCTGGCGCGCGATTTCCCCGGCGTTCGGGCGATCTACTTCGGCCACGTCGGCGACGGCAACGTGCATATCGTGGTGGGTTCGCTGCCGACTGACGACCGCAAGACCGAACAGCGCATCGAGGCCGCATTCTACGCTATCGTGCGCAGCCTGTCGGGATCGGTCTCGGCCGAGCACGGCATTGGGCTGCACAAGCGGCCGTGGTTGCACTACAGCCGCAATCCGGCGGAGCTGTCCTTGATCGCGACGGTGAAGCGCGCGCTCGATCCGCACGGGATCATGAATCCGGGGAAGATTCTGGCGTCTTGAGTGGGGGTGGTGGCGGCGGTCGCCGCCTGATGGGTGCTGCAAGAGATTTTTTGAAGAAAAAATTTACGGTCACCCCGTTTCTGCAATACTGACCAGCGATGATTCTATGGCTTGCGTAAATCTATCCGGCGTCTCGTTTGGGCTGCCTCGCGCCACGATGAGAGTCGCGCCTGGTGATCCTGACAAGCCGGCGGCTTCGAAAGCCGTTTTTTATGTCAGGTTCTTCACCAAGCCGGTGGCCGTTCACGTCATCGGTTGTTCAGCATCGCAAAACCTGGAAGGGTGTTCCGTGGTACAGCTGTAATGGCCGGGTCAGGCGGCGTAGACGACTGGCCCTGCTTCGAATTCCGAGTGGTTGGCAGCGATCGCCCAGGCGATTCGGGCGAACTTGTTGGCCAGGGCGCACACCACTACATTCGAGTGATTCGAGCGGCGTCGCTCTCGTAGCGAACGGACCCAGTCGGCCAGGGCGCCCTGCTGATGCTTCAGGCGCTGCGGCTAGACCCGGGCGCATTGCACTAGAAGTCGCCGCAGATTCTTGTCCCCTCGTTTGCTCATCCCCAGCAAATTGGCTCGACCGCCGGTGCTGTGCTGGCGGGGCACCAGCCCCACCGATGCCGCGAAATCACGGCTGCCGCCATACTGCTTGCCATCGCCATTTCGGCCGATAACAGGCTGGCCGTGATCGGGCCGACACAGGGAATCGTCAGCAAGCGACTCCCCAGGTCATCTTCCTCAAGCTGGGTGGTCATTTCCTTGTCCAGTGATGATTTTGCCGGCACGAACAGCAGGCCAGGGCGGGCAATCTTCTTGTTACGGCCCCTATGGGCTCGCTGGCGCTCCTTTTGGACGCTGAGGGCTAGGACTGCACGCCACACCCGCAGAACGACCTTGCGAGGCGTCTCCTGCGGGATTCTGGAAAGCGTAGCTGTCAGTCCCAGGCTTCATTTTGAAGTGGTTCGGCTGAATCACCACCGCCCCCAGCTTCAACAACAGTCCGCTATGCGGTGATCAAGGCCGCTACTTCCAGTGTGCTTGCGCGATTTCGCTCACCAGCCAGGACCAATAGCCGCAGATCGTGTCCTCATTGGCCACCGCCTCGCGCCACATTTGGCGGGAGAACATCGGATGCTCACCGGCGCCTTCGGGGTTGTACTTATCGTCAAGCTGATCGGCGCTCAGATGCGAGTCTTCATCGTAGCCAGTGTTGATCACCAGGCCCTCATGAAGCTGGCAGACGGGCATGAAGATTTCCGCCTCAGTATCCTCACACACCAGCCGCACGGTCGCCCGATCAGCCGCGAGGACCTTCCACTTCGATCCGGCCATAATCGGCTGGCCATCGCCATCTTCATAAGCAACGTCCTTCTCGGCTTTGAGAACGCACCCGAGGGGTAGGAGAGGGACATCCAGCATGCCACTGTAATCGCCGTCGCTTGGGAATGCCTGATGGCCCTCAGGGGGCGTCAGCCAGCTCTGTTTCTTGGGATCGAACACCATCAGGGTGAAATGCTCGGCACGGTTCAGGGTGACATTCGCATTGAAGGCATTCAGCGCCGCCGTCGCCTGTTGGGAGGGGTAATCCATGACATCAACCTCAACGCCATGGACGCCTACCAGCTCGCGATCTGCCTCGTGGAGATGGATGGTGGCCTTGTTGGGCAGGACATGAACCTGGATTGAGCTAGTCGTAACCGACATGTGAAAACTCCGTTTTTGTTGAAGGTGCAGCGCAATGCTGTCTCATGGGCGCTTAAACCCAAGAGCAGGGAAGTGGGGGCTTAGCTGAGCAGGTGGGGAGTCACATAGCGATCAAGATCCTGATAGGACCAGAAGTCCCAGGCCGCTTTCGCTAATTCCTCGCAGCGGGCTTCAAGGCGAATTTGTTCCGCCTCAACCGTCATGACAACCGGATGTTCGGAGGTAATTCCTGCGCCCGTTGCATCGGGCCGATGCTCGACATACCAACCGTCCGCACGTCGAGGCTGCACGAAAGCCGACCAGCCGCTGATGATCGACAGTCGGCCGAAAGGAGAGTCCAGCCGGGCCTCGACAAGGCCGTGAGCGAAGTCCTGGTGATTGCCGGAAAATCTGCTCCTCGTGACCGACACCACTACGGGTCCGCCGATTTCGCCCTGGTGCTCCAACCAGTCCACGAAGGAGCTGAACTCAATCGACTCACTCATGGCTAAGCCGCTCGGCAACAGCCTTAGGGTTACAGCCGGCGAGACGGCGCCCGTAGATCGTGTAGTTGCGCCAACCATCGTTCAGGCACTCGGTCTGGTGCTCGATCATGTACGCCTGAATACGTTCAACGACATCAGGGTGCAACTCGAACCCGTACTGGGAACTGCTCGGCAAGATGAAGGCCAGCCAATGCTCGCTTCTGGAGCTAGGCATCACGGGCATCGGTACCGGCGTCAGTGCAAGTTCAAGTCTGCAGGCGGTGACGATGGTCAAAGGCGAAAGCTCGGACATCGGGGGCACTCCGGGAGGCTGGTATTGCCCACACTACCGCTGCATTGGTCAAACCCAAGGACTACGCCGCCTCTGCTGCGCGCTTGAAGGTAAGGGGGATATTCGGCCGCTTGCCGTCACGCCGGCCCACGAATTCGTGCATGATTTCCAGCACTGGACCGTTGATAGCCAGAACCTTCATCGCTCGCGTGCAGGCGACATAAAGCAAGTTCATTTCATCCTCGAACTGCTCTTTCGTGTTCTCTGGATTGAACGGCTCGAATGAAAAATCATCGCTCAGCTCAACTGCATCCCACTCCAGCCCCTTCGCCCGGTGCGCTGTGCTGACGGTAAGGGTCGCTTCAAACTCGTCTTTAACCGCCGTGCGGCGTAGCTTGTCGAAAAGCTCCGGGAGGTTGTGGCTGTACTGAGTCACGACGCGAATCGTGCGCAGCATTTCGCTGTCCTGGCTCTCGTTGGCGATCTCTTCGTAGAGGTCGTAGTCTGGGTATTCCTGCAGCAGGCGCTTGTTCTTAATCAGGTCCCTGCGGCCTTTGGCAAGCGAGTGCAGATCCTCGATATCCTGCAGTTGGTAGCTATCGATACCACCTGCCCAGAAGATTTTATCTCCCTTGGCCTGCGCAATCAGGGCCGTTTCGATGACACCGATGACTGTACGGCACAAGACGGTGCGATGCTCCAGGCCCTCGGGCAAGGCCTTCGTCACGCGTGTGGGGTCACCCAGCCCTACCAGGGGACGGTGTTCCCCCTTGAAGTGCAGAATCATGTTGGCCACCTTCGCAACTGCCGGTCCGAACCGGAAGCTCTGCGTGAGGTAGTGCGTCTCGGCCTCGTCGAGCCAGTGAGCATCAAGTGCATCGACGGCTCCCCTGAAGCGGTACAGCATCTGGTGGCCGTCACCGCACACAACAACACCCATACCGTAGCGCGCTTGGTCAGCAAGAATGCCGGCCAGCAGCGGGTTGATATCCTGCGCCTCGTCCGCCAGCACAATATCGAAACGCTTCGACAGATCTGGGCGGGTGAGCGCCCACGCCTTCTGGTACCCGTCGTGCGTTTGGTGCACAGCCGTATCGCGGACATCGAGCATGCGTTTCCAGAGAAGATCGGCGCTTGCGACGATCTTTCCTGCGGCGCGCTTCATGCGCTCATTCTTGAGCCTGCTTGACGGCACATGATCGAGCGAAATGCTGTCATCTGCACTCGCCAAAAAGGCATTCAGAGTGTCCTGCACAGCGCGCACGAATTCCCAGTTCTGGCTTGAAATCGCGCGGGCGATATCAGTCAGCCTCAGATTCCCGGTGAGCTTATGCCGATACTTTGCTCCCATCGCGCCATAGGCAAGTCCGTGTGATGTCTTGCATGTCACATGGAGGGGGAATTTTTCCTTGGCCGTTACCTCGACGCTCTTGTTGTAACAGAGGTACAGGATTCGTTGCTGGGGACGCGCCTGGGCATACCCAACCAGCGTGGTTGTCTTACCAGTACCGGCGAATGCGACAAGCTTGATCAGGCGAGCAAGCGAGCTAATCGCGGGCTGTTGCTCGTGCGTGAATGCGAATGACATGGTTACTCCTCCTGAGCTGAGCTAACTATGCCTCGCTCAAAAGGAAACCCAAGCGTAAAGCCATTATCGGTCCAAGAAAGTGGCGCAGAAAGGTTGCTCACAGCCTGCAAAGTAGGCCTACACCATAGGCGGCAAAACTCTTAACGCTAACCTCAAGCTCATCCGCGCCCTTGAACGCATTTCGCCGCAATCATCCTTTAGAAACGGACAAGTCGCATGTCAACGGCCTTCAGAAAGACAGGGTTGACGCCCGCTAGAACCAACTGCCGGTACTCATGGATCATCACTGGGCTTTCTCATAGCAACGCTCTGCCTTCTCTTCCTGGCCAGCCTCGCGGGCCGCATTGCCGTCCGCAAGCCATTGGCTTGCCTTCACCTCGGCATCCAAGGCGCGCTCAGCCACGGTCTTCGCGTCGGCTTTTTCGGGCATGCTGATTTCCCTCAAGAGTTAGTTTCTTGGTGGCTATCCCAGCCCAGCCACCATTCGTTGTGCTTCCAGAAATGCTCCGCGTAGGGATTGGCATCGCTGCCAATTCCAGCGGCGGCAGCTGTATAGCCCTCATCGAATGGAAGCTGTTCGGACGCCGACCATGAGTGGATCACCCAGCCGTCAACCTCGCACTTCG
Encoded proteins:
- a CDS encoding 2-hydroxymuconate tautomerase translates to MPIAQIHILEGRSDEQKESLIREVSQAISRSLDAPLASVRVIITEMPKVHFGIGGESAKAIGR
- a CDS encoding GlcG/HbpS family heme-binding protein, with the translated sequence MRTTNQRSLHWEAAYAATRAAVAHAEKLGVRINVCVVDHSGLPLAYLRMNGAFLHSREIAEDKAYTAVSFGFPTRDWLDVLGDNPRLRIGLPRRERLVVFGGGLPILLDGECIGGIGVSGADEGQDEACAAAGLAAIGHHEASSLG
- a CDS encoding FAD-binding oxidoreductase, which codes for MNITASEPASGPWNPKRILAALRADASIGEVLAGADIEARYLNDWSGEEGGRPLALVRPHDTAEIARVLALCHAGRCPVVPQGGLTGLAGGATPIEGCVLVSLERMSGVVELDPASATMTVLAGTPLQVVQEAAQAAGFLFALDLGARGSCQIGGNIATNAGGNRVIRYGMARDLVLGLEAVLPDGTVLSMMNKMVKNNAGPDLKHLFIGTEGTLGIITQAVLRLHPGVSGANTALVAAPDFGSAIKLLRHAQHLLGGRVSAFEMMWQDYYAAATTAGGIAAPLPATYPLYVLLDLQAAAPEEDAARFEAMLEHALAEGWIADAAVAQSHTQTQAFWELRDAISEMLRTFAPTINFDVSAPISGIEECVARMREALARDFPGVRAIYFGHVGDGNVHIVVGSLPTDDRKTEQRIEAAFYAIVRSLSGSVSAEHGIGLHKRPWLHYSRNPAELSLIATVKRALDPHGIMNPGKILAS
- a CDS encoding UvrD-helicase domain-containing protein, which translates into the protein MSFAFTHEQQPAISSLARLIKLVAFAGTGKTTTLVGYAQARPQQRILYLCYNKSVEVTAKEKFPLHVTCKTSHGLAYGAMGAKYRHKLTGNLRLTDIARAISSQNWEFVRAVQDTLNAFLASADDSISLDHVPSSRLKNERMKRAAGKIVASADLLWKRMLDVRDTAVHQTHDGYQKAWALTRPDLSKRFDIVLADEAQDINPLLAGILADQARYGMGVVVCGDGHQMLYRFRGAVDALDAHWLDEAETHYLTQSFRFGPAVAKVANMILHFKGEHRPLVGLGDPTRVTKALPEGLEHRTVLCRTVIGVIETALIAQAKGDKIFWAGGIDSYQLQDIEDLHSLAKGRRDLIKNKRLLQEYPDYDLYEEIANESQDSEMLRTIRVVTQYSHNLPELFDKLRRTAVKDEFEATLTVSTAHRAKGLEWDAVELSDDFSFEPFNPENTKEQFEDEMNLLYVACTRAMKVLAINGPVLEIMHEFVGRRDGKRPNIPLTFKRAAEAA